From the Chitinolyticbacter meiyuanensis genome, one window contains:
- the rfbF gene encoding glucose-1-phosphate cytidylyltransferase: protein MKAVILAGGLGTRISEETHLKPKPMIEIGGKPILWHIMKIYSHHGINDFIICCGYKGYVIKEYFANYFLHMSDVTFDMTHNSMQVHQRSAEPWRVTLVDTGETTMTGGRLKRVNPYLRDEEAFCFTYGDGVGDIDIGALIAFHRTQRVKATLTATWPPGRFGALDMQGPRVLSFKEKPKGDGGMINGGFFVLSPAVLDYISDDSCIWERAPMEILAEEGQLAAYAHQGFWQPMDTLRDRTYLEELWQSGQAPWKVWK from the coding sequence ATGAAGGCAGTGATTCTGGCCGGGGGGCTCGGCACGCGGATTTCAGAAGAAACCCACCTCAAGCCCAAGCCGATGATCGAAATCGGTGGCAAGCCGATCCTGTGGCACATCATGAAGATCTATTCCCATCACGGGATCAACGACTTCATCATCTGCTGCGGGTACAAGGGCTATGTGATCAAAGAATATTTCGCCAATTACTTCCTGCACATGTCCGATGTCACCTTTGACATGACCCACAACAGCATGCAGGTTCATCAGCGCAGCGCTGAACCCTGGCGGGTAACACTGGTGGATACCGGCGAAACCACCATGACCGGCGGACGCCTCAAGCGGGTGAACCCCTATCTGCGGGACGAGGAAGCGTTTTGCTTCACCTACGGGGACGGCGTGGGGGATATCGACATCGGGGCGCTCATCGCCTTTCACCGGACGCAGCGAGTGAAGGCCACGCTGACGGCGACCTGGCCGCCAGGCCGCTTTGGCGCGCTCGACATGCAGGGCCCGAGGGTGCTGAGCTTCAAGGAAAAACCCAAAGGCGATGGCGGCATGATCAATGGCGGTTTCTTCGTGCTCTCCCCGGCCGTGCTCGATTACATCAGCGACGACAGCTGCATCTGGGAGCGCGCGCCCATGGAGATCCTGGCTGAGGAAGGGCAACTCGCGGCTTATGCGCACCAAGGGTTCTGGCAGCCCATGGACACGCTGCGGGACCGCACTTACCTGGAGGAGCTCTGGCAGAGCGGCCAGGCTCCGTGGAAGGTGTGGAAATGA
- a CDS encoding Gfo/Idh/MocA family protein, translating to MNVFWTRPQSYYDQARWRGTWELDGGALMNQVSHYIDLLDWIISPVESVHAYTSHAGAEY from the coding sequence ATGAATGTGTTCTGGACCCGGCCGCAAAGCTACTACGACCAAGCCAGATGGCGCGGCACTTGGGAGCTGGACGGCGGTGCGCTGATGAATCAGGTCAGCCACTATATCGATCTATTGGACTGGATTATTAGCCCGGTGGAGAGCGTGCACGCCTACACCAGCCACGCTGGCGCGGAATATTGA
- a CDS encoding DegT/DnrJ/EryC1/StrS family aminotransferase gives MLEEKLPEYVGARHCITVANGTDALQIAQMALEIGPGDEVIRPAFSFIATAEATALLGARPVYVDIDPLTFNLDPALLEAAITPRTKAIIPVSLYGQCADYDAINAIAARHGIPVVKDAAQSFSATYKGRKSGNLTTIACTSFFPSMPLGCDGDGDGDGGAIFTNDEGLAKAMRQIARHGQERHYHHVRVGVNSRLDTLQAAILLPKLAVLDNEIVARQQVNAAYQHWLFAAGGPDTMLKLPVVLPENQSAWAQYTVQSACREKIQRALQEQGIPTAVHYPLPLHRQPAVADPAITAAVSESVAHEVVSLPMHPYLQQDEVARIAKAIHGVAT, from the coding sequence GTGCTCGAAGAAAAACTGCCCGAATATGTCGGGGCACGTCATTGCATCACCGTAGCAAATGGTACCGATGCACTGCAGATCGCGCAGATGGCCTTGGAAATCGGCCCGGGCGACGAAGTCATCAGGCCGGCCTTTTCATTCATCGCCACCGCCGAGGCCACGGCACTGCTTGGAGCGCGGCCGGTGTATGTCGATATCGATCCACTGACATTCAATCTCGATCCCGCCTTGCTGGAGGCCGCCATCACTCCGCGAACCAAAGCCATCATCCCCGTCAGCCTGTATGGGCAGTGTGCCGATTACGATGCCATCAACGCGATCGCGGCCCGGCACGGTATTCCCGTAGTAAAGGACGCCGCGCAGAGCTTTAGCGCCACCTACAAGGGCCGGAAAAGCGGCAACTTGACGACGATTGCCTGCACCAGCTTTTTCCCGAGTATGCCCTTGGGCTGCGATGGCGATGGCGATGGCGATGGCGGGGCGATTTTCACGAACGATGAAGGGCTGGCCAAGGCCATGCGGCAGATTGCTCGCCACGGCCAAGAGCGGCATTATCACCACGTTCGGGTGGGGGTCAACAGCCGGCTGGATACCCTGCAAGCCGCCATCCTGTTGCCTAAGCTGGCCGTCCTGGACAATGAAATCGTGGCTCGGCAGCAGGTGAACGCAGCCTATCAGCATTGGCTGTTTGCTGCGGGTGGCCCGGACACGATGCTGAAGCTGCCGGTGGTGTTGCCGGAAAACCAGAGCGCCTGGGCGCAGTACACGGTGCAGAGCGCCTGTCGGGAAAAGATCCAGAGGGCCCTGCAGGAGCAAGGTATCCCCACCGCTGTGCATTACCCTTTGCCCCTCCACCGGCAACCCGCCGTTGCCGACCCCGCGATCACCGCCGCCGTCAGCGAAAGTGTCGCCCACGAGGTCGTGAGCCTGCCCATGCATCCTTATCTGCAGCAGGACGAGGTCGCCAGAATTGCCAAGGCTATCCACGGTGTGGCGACTTAG
- a CDS encoding class I SAM-dependent methyltransferase has translation MNTCNQIEKCEVCGAETLSPVLDLGHHPMCDDLVPVGNPAECERSPIEILYCAQCATAHQRYQVPKTRLFPQTYHYRSRFTADVLSGMQTLADSVEQRLGTLAGRVVLDVGCNDGSLLDRFAAKGAITIGVEPTGAAADAEGRGHWIINDYFSLSTADRILGFQPKVDIITFTNVFAHIEDLPGLLVALDRLMGENTVLVVENHYLGAVLDRNQFDTFYHEHPRTYSLNSFVHIAQTLGRQVIAVEFPQRYGGNIRVMIGKPGAASVENVWLIEKVLERESGFAEQFAAMSAFISRWKNEKRAELEALIGGHGKLVAKAFPGRAAILVELLGLSENEIDCVYEKPGSLKIGHYLPGTRIPIRSDEELFTRLASLPVILNLAWHIPAEIEAYLRAKGYSGRLVHVL, from the coding sequence ATGAACACGTGCAACCAGATTGAAAAATGCGAGGTTTGCGGGGCGGAGACCCTGAGCCCAGTGCTGGATCTCGGCCACCATCCCATGTGTGATGACCTAGTGCCCGTTGGCAACCCGGCCGAGTGCGAGCGGTCTCCCATCGAGATTCTGTATTGTGCGCAATGTGCCACTGCACATCAGCGCTATCAGGTGCCCAAGACCCGGCTGTTTCCGCAAACGTATCACTACCGATCGCGCTTTACGGCCGATGTGCTGTCGGGTATGCAGACGCTGGCAGATTCGGTCGAGCAGCGGTTGGGCACGCTAGCTGGCCGGGTAGTGCTGGATGTCGGCTGCAACGATGGCAGCCTGCTCGACCGGTTTGCTGCCAAGGGTGCGATCACGATTGGCGTCGAGCCGACCGGGGCCGCTGCTGATGCCGAAGGGCGCGGCCATTGGATCATCAACGATTATTTCTCGTTGTCTACCGCTGACAGGATTCTCGGCTTCCAGCCGAAGGTGGATATCATCACCTTCACCAATGTGTTCGCCCATATCGAAGACCTGCCTGGTTTGCTGGTGGCGCTGGACCGCTTGATGGGCGAAAACACTGTTCTTGTCGTCGAAAACCATTATCTGGGCGCGGTGCTCGACCGAAACCAGTTCGATACGTTCTATCACGAGCATCCGCGCACCTATAGCCTCAACTCTTTTGTGCATATCGCACAGACCCTAGGCAGGCAAGTGATTGCCGTTGAATTCCCCCAGCGTTATGGCGGCAATATCCGAGTGATGATCGGTAAGCCTGGCGCTGCGTCGGTTGAAAATGTGTGGCTTATTGAAAAAGTGCTGGAGAGAGAGTCCGGTTTTGCCGAGCAGTTTGCCGCGATGAGTGCGTTTATCTCCCGCTGGAAAAATGAGAAACGTGCCGAACTTGAGGCCCTGATCGGTGGGCATGGCAAGCTGGTGGCCAAGGCCTTTCCAGGCCGGGCGGCCATTCTGGTGGAGCTGCTCGGGCTTTCTGAAAATGAAATTGATTGCGTCTACGAAAAGCCGGGCTCGCTCAAGATCGGCCACTATCTGCCGGGTACCCGTATTCCCATTCGTAGTGATGAGGAGCTGTTCACCCGCTTGGCCAGTTTGCCGGTCATTCTGAATCTGGCTTGGCACATTCCTGCAGAAATTGAGGCGTATCTCCGGGCAAAGGGCTATTCGGGGCGACTCGTCCATGTGCTCTGA
- the asnB gene encoding asparagine synthase (glutamine-hydrolyzing): protein MCGILGYFSRGATPLPEAALGRALRALAHRGPDDAGSVALPIAGGHLALGHTRLSIIDLSAAGHQPMQDPSERYWLVFNGEIYNYPELRQALQQLGHHFAGHSDTEVLLAAWAQWGLACLSRLTGMFAFAVLDRVACSLTLVRDHFGIKPLFYACNADGVRFASELGALRQLLPGPLQADAAQVVEYLLTGRYDRGGRTFHAGISQLPPGHLLQLDLRQPGQAHPERWWWPEITERRDLSFGQAAEALRAMFLDSVRLHLRSDVPLGAALSGGVDSSAIVCAMRHLEPALPIHTFSFVAPGDPFDEERWADQVNARVGAVAHKVELGAGDLLTDLDDLIRSQGEPFGSTSIFAQYRVFRLVREAGVTVTLDGQGADELLAGYPGYLRWRLASLLEQRRWGEIARLLPCWAAWPGRGSWRRAGLALGAAALGSPTLARVASQLSGQDPAPRWLRQAYLADLSVPVAWFEPTPSDSEACGRRLMQALRASLTGGGLASLLRHGDRNSMRWSVESRVPFLTPVLAEFVLSLPEDYLLSPEGETKSVFRAALRGIVPDAILDRRDKIGFQTPEYHWLSERADELEHTLSAAECLPFLDVEQVRLTVRAMLRGERPWQATGWRLINVCRWLQLQ from the coding sequence ATGTGCGGGATTTTGGGGTACTTTTCGAGGGGCGCCACGCCCTTGCCGGAGGCTGCACTAGGCAGGGCTTTGCGGGCGCTGGCGCATCGGGGGCCGGATGATGCTGGTAGCGTGGCGCTGCCGATCGCCGGCGGGCACTTGGCGCTCGGGCATACCCGGCTGTCGATCATTGACCTCTCCGCCGCCGGGCACCAGCCGATGCAGGATCCCAGCGAGCGGTATTGGCTCGTATTCAACGGCGAAATCTACAACTATCCGGAGCTGCGGCAGGCACTGCAGCAACTCGGTCACCACTTTGCCGGCCATTCGGATACCGAAGTGTTGCTGGCAGCCTGGGCACAGTGGGGGCTTGCCTGCCTGAGCCGGCTGACCGGCATGTTTGCGTTTGCCGTGTTGGACCGCGTGGCGTGTAGCCTGACGCTGGTCCGCGATCATTTCGGCATCAAGCCGCTGTTTTACGCTTGCAACGCCGACGGCGTGCGCTTCGCTTCCGAACTGGGCGCTTTACGCCAGCTGCTGCCCGGGCCCCTGCAGGCGGATGCGGCACAGGTGGTCGAATATCTACTCACCGGACGCTATGACCGGGGGGGCAGGACGTTTCACGCCGGCATCAGCCAGTTGCCGCCCGGTCATCTGCTGCAACTCGATCTGCGGCAGCCCGGGCAGGCGCATCCGGAGCGCTGGTGGTGGCCAGAGATCACTGAGCGCCGTGACCTGAGCTTTGGCCAGGCGGCCGAGGCGTTACGGGCGATGTTTCTAGACAGTGTGCGGCTGCATCTGCGCAGTGATGTGCCGCTGGGGGCTGCGTTGTCGGGCGGGGTGGACTCCTCAGCCATCGTCTGCGCCATGCGCCATCTGGAACCGGCGCTGCCAATCCACACCTTCAGCTTCGTGGCGCCGGGAGATCCGTTCGATGAAGAGCGTTGGGCCGATCAGGTCAATGCCCGCGTCGGCGCAGTGGCGCACAAGGTAGAGTTGGGGGCTGGGGACCTGTTGACCGATCTTGACGACCTGATCCGCAGCCAGGGCGAGCCCTTCGGTTCGACCAGCATCTTTGCCCAGTACCGGGTCTTCCGCCTCGTTCGCGAGGCGGGCGTGACGGTGACGCTGGATGGGCAGGGCGCCGATGAACTGCTGGCAGGTTACCCCGGTTATCTGCGCTGGCGGCTGGCCAGCCTGCTGGAGCAGCGCCGCTGGGGCGAAATTGCCCGGCTCCTGCCGTGCTGGGCAGCTTGGCCCGGCCGCGGGAGCTGGCGGCGGGCCGGCCTCGCGCTGGGTGCAGCGGCACTGGGTTCGCCAACCCTAGCGCGGGTCGCCAGCCAGCTGTCCGGGCAGGACCCAGCCCCTCGCTGGCTGCGGCAGGCGTATCTGGCCGACCTGTCCGTTCCGGTCGCCTGGTTTGAGCCGACTCCGAGTGATTCAGAGGCCTGTGGGCGACGCTTGATGCAGGCGCTGCGCGCCTCGCTGACCGGAGGCGGTCTCGCGTCCTTGCTTCGGCACGGCGATCGCAACTCGATGCGCTGGTCAGTGGAAAGCCGGGTGCCCTTTCTGACGCCGGTATTAGCCGAGTTTGTGTTGAGCCTGCCGGAGGATTACCTACTCTCGCCGGAAGGCGAGACCAAGAGTGTGTTTCGTGCGGCGCTGCGCGGCATCGTGCCGGATGCGATTCTGGACCGCCGGGATAAGATTGGCTTTCAGACGCCTGAATACCACTGGTTGTCGGAGCGGGCCGACGAGCTCGAGCACACTCTGTCGGCGGCCGAATGCCTGCCTTTTCTCGATGTGGAGCAGGTGCGGCTGACGGTGCGGGCCATGTTGCGTGGCGAACGCCCCTGGCAGGCGACGGGCTGGCGCCTGATCAATGTCTGCCGTTGGCTGCAGCTACAGTGA
- a CDS encoding glycosyltransferase family 4 protein, with protein MLTLEDASLIDGAKPEGIAANPQIYSPIATGNGAYVVHQRLARQLVGYQIAGYSPWLTLCPPLLLGLHRPADILHTTPDYAPFLWRRDQRRVITLHNYVLDPFMQAYSSALQRLHYRTDLRAFTRRALAGADIVTAVSAATAARAQEDLGFSGPIRVIYNGIDTDLFKPSSAPRTERSGPLRVLFCGNPTRRKGAHWLPAIIRGAGRGFEFWITAGLRGQPQLGRLAELPNVRLIPPRPHAAMPELYRTADVLLAPTVREGHSLAILEAMACGLPLVASALPEVAETVCHSAGGFLLPLGKTDDFVAALQQLRDNVVLRLQFGQYNARQVISEGWTETRMVEDYRQLFASLASGD; from the coding sequence TTGTTGACTCTCGAGGACGCTAGCTTGATTGACGGAGCCAAACCAGAAGGCATAGCCGCTAACCCGCAGATCTACAGCCCGATCGCGACCGGCAACGGCGCATATGTCGTACACCAGCGCCTCGCCCGCCAGCTTGTCGGGTATCAGATCGCCGGCTATTCTCCCTGGCTGACGCTCTGCCCACCACTGCTGCTCGGGCTGCACCGGCCGGCCGACATCCTGCACACCACCCCGGATTACGCACCCTTTCTTTGGCGACGTGACCAACGGCGCGTGATCACCCTGCACAACTACGTGCTCGATCCGTTCATGCAGGCATACAGCTCCGCGCTGCAGCGGCTGCACTACCGGACTGACCTGCGCGCCTTCACCCGGCGGGCGCTGGCCGGTGCCGATATCGTTACGGCGGTCAGTGCGGCCACGGCAGCCCGAGCACAGGAGGACCTCGGTTTCTCCGGCCCGATCCGCGTTATCTACAATGGCATCGATACCGACTTGTTCAAGCCCAGCTCGGCACCCCGGACTGAGCGAAGTGGACCGCTGCGGGTGCTGTTCTGCGGCAACCCAACCCGGCGCAAGGGCGCGCACTGGCTACCGGCCATCATCCGCGGCGCCGGCCGTGGCTTCGAGTTCTGGATCACTGCCGGCCTGCGCGGCCAGCCCCAGCTAGGTCGGCTGGCTGAGCTGCCCAATGTACGGCTGATTCCGCCCCGGCCGCATGCGGCAATGCCCGAGCTCTACCGGACCGCCGATGTGCTGCTGGCCCCCACCGTGCGCGAAGGCCATTCGCTCGCCATCCTTGAGGCCATGGCCTGCGGCTTGCCGTTGGTCGCCAGTGCGCTCCCGGAGGTGGCCGAGACCGTCTGCCACAGTGCCGGAGGTTTCTTGCTGCCGTTGGGAAAGACGGATGACTTCGTGGCGGCGCTACAGCAGCTGCGAGACAATGTTGTATTACGCCTACAATTCGGGCAATACAATGCCCGGCAGGTGATCAGCGAGGGTTGGACCGAGACACGCATGGTCGAGGACTACCGACAGCTCTTTGCCAGCCTGGCTAGCGGTGATTAG
- the rfbG gene encoding CDP-glucose 4,6-dehydratase: protein MNPAFWQGRRVFLTGHTGFKGGWLSLWLQQLGAVVTGYALPPATEPSLFVCARVAEGMHSIFGDVRDLAALTAAMLEAAPEVVIHMAAQPLVRRAYADPVETYSTNVMGTVHLLEAARHCLTVRAVVNVTTDKCYENREWVWPYRENDPLGGYDPYSSSKGCAELVTAAYRNAFFNPAQYAAHGVAIASARAGNVIGGGDWSTDRLIPDILAAFSEGRPVTIRQPLAVRPWQHVLEPLRGYLVLAERLHQDGAVFGEPFNFGPRSEDARPVEWIVRELAQHWGAGASWTLDPGEHPHEAMILKLDIAKAAACLGWTPWLALGQALSLTVDWARGIRSGQDARVLSHAQIAAYQAGRPRPA, encoded by the coding sequence ATGAATCCGGCGTTCTGGCAGGGGCGGCGTGTCTTCCTCACGGGGCACACTGGGTTCAAGGGGGGCTGGCTTTCCCTCTGGCTGCAGCAGCTCGGTGCGGTCGTCACCGGCTATGCGCTGCCGCCGGCGACCGAGCCTTCGCTGTTTGTCTGCGCCAGGGTGGCCGAAGGCATGCATTCGATCTTCGGCGATGTGAGAGACCTAGCCGCGCTGACGGCCGCCATGCTGGAGGCTGCCCCTGAAGTCGTCATCCACATGGCGGCCCAGCCGCTGGTTCGTCGCGCGTATGCCGACCCAGTCGAAACCTACTCCACCAACGTGATGGGTACTGTGCACCTGTTGGAGGCCGCACGCCACTGCCTGACGGTACGTGCAGTGGTCAACGTCACGACGGATAAGTGCTACGAGAACCGCGAGTGGGTCTGGCCCTATCGCGAAAATGACCCGTTGGGCGGGTATGACCCTTACAGCAGCAGCAAAGGCTGTGCAGAGCTGGTCACCGCCGCGTATCGCAACGCGTTTTTCAACCCGGCGCAGTACGCTGCGCACGGCGTGGCAATCGCCAGCGCCCGGGCCGGCAATGTCATTGGTGGCGGGGATTGGTCGACCGACCGGCTGATTCCCGATATTCTTGCTGCGTTTTCTGAAGGCCGACCGGTAACAATCCGCCAGCCGCTGGCTGTCCGGCCCTGGCAGCACGTGCTAGAGCCGCTGCGCGGCTACCTTGTTCTAGCCGAGCGGCTGCATCAGGATGGCGCTGTGTTTGGGGAGCCGTTCAACTTCGGTCCCCGCAGCGAGGATGCCCGCCCCGTCGAATGGATTGTGCGCGAGCTGGCGCAGCACTGGGGCGCGGGGGCGAGTTGGACCCTCGACCCCGGTGAGCACCCCCACGAAGCGATGATCCTGAAGCTAGATATTGCCAAGGCTGCCGCCTGCCTGGGTTGGACGCCATGGTTGGCGCTCGGGCAGGCGCTGTCGCTTACGGTGGACTGGGCCCGCGGCATACGCAGCGGGCAGGACGCCCGGGTTTTGAGCCACGCGCAAATCGCTGCCTACCAAGCGGGTAGACCAAGGCCGGCCTGA
- a CDS encoding glycosyltransferase family 2 protein produces the protein MNRLLSIGIPTYNRSCCLDVMLQALTASVSPFADQIEVILSDNCSGDATPDIIANWLMRQPAALAARHVRHPENIGVSRNLVSLLYAACGDYFMFLGDDDQLNPDTFGRLLHLLAEKRPVAVIQALWAGRIRGAGTGELRFDEALSLFYEYGNAWAGVVDREAAVRAVNNRGIRGEIEAIVWPQTVFGFLAMHDAQGRHPIEAVDFEIGRPLAESLNITTKAYWLRSLTGLLMAAVLVQHHTSSRAIRSRLLAGHSHGVTGHVRAIFWHALVDEDRTSLTELRQLLRQAFGWRGWAWAALLWLDARPRALRRVAELGYRLSRLGRSASLKARIDAARRQRDLDIENRSTTGKRFGDWF, from the coding sequence ATGAATAGACTGCTGAGCATCGGGATTCCGACCTACAACCGGAGCTGTTGTCTTGATGTCATGCTGCAGGCATTGACGGCGAGCGTCAGCCCTTTTGCCGATCAGATCGAAGTCATTCTTTCGGACAACTGCTCGGGCGACGCCACCCCGGACATCATTGCGAACTGGTTGATGCGGCAACCGGCCGCGCTCGCCGCGCGGCACGTCCGCCACCCGGAGAACATTGGCGTGAGCCGCAATCTGGTTTCGCTGCTTTATGCCGCGTGCGGCGATTATTTCATGTTTCTGGGTGACGATGATCAGCTAAACCCCGATACGTTTGGCCGCCTTCTGCACTTGTTGGCCGAGAAACGGCCGGTAGCTGTGATTCAGGCGCTGTGGGCCGGGCGGATTCGCGGTGCAGGAACCGGTGAGCTGCGCTTCGATGAGGCGCTTTCGCTCTTCTACGAATATGGCAACGCCTGGGCCGGGGTGGTCGACCGGGAGGCCGCGGTGCGGGCGGTCAACAACCGGGGTATTCGGGGAGAGATCGAGGCGATTGTCTGGCCGCAAACGGTGTTCGGATTTCTGGCCATGCACGATGCCCAAGGCCGCCATCCGATCGAGGCGGTTGACTTTGAAATCGGCAGGCCGCTAGCCGAATCACTGAACATCACCACCAAGGCTTACTGGCTCCGGAGCCTCACCGGCCTGCTTATGGCCGCCGTGCTGGTGCAACACCACACAAGCAGCCGGGCGATTCGCAGCCGGCTGCTGGCGGGCCATTCGCACGGGGTTACGGGGCATGTCCGGGCGATCTTCTGGCACGCGCTGGTGGACGAAGACCGGACTTCGCTGACAGAACTCCGACAGTTGCTGCGCCAAGCGTTCGGCTGGCGCGGCTGGGCGTGGGCAGCACTGTTGTGGCTGGATGCCCGGCCACGGGCGCTCAGGCGGGTGGCCGAGCTCGGTTATCGGCTGAGCCGGCTTGGCCGCAGCGCTAGCCTCAAGGCACGGATCGATGCAGCACGTCGTCAGCGCGATCTCGATATCGAGAACCGGAGTACCACCGGCAAGCGTTTCGGAGACTGGTTTTGA
- a CDS encoding lipopolysaccharide biosynthesis protein, producing MSVAVLTLGTAVAQAISVSAMPVLSRLYAPAEFGLLAMFMAVVAVVATLVTLRYEVHIVAAKDETAARELACLSLLLAGSLGVVVSLAGWVLPAAWQQALGLGALHTWLPWACLTGVLIAASAVTIAWLNRRQAYRLIARLRVCQSLLFCGGAILLGLSAIGHGLMFAQIAAATLVLLWVVSVLPRPGVADLRAIGTVAAQYRSAPRYMLPTALLDVVTMQLPVVLIATWYGATEAGQFSLAWRVLVLPAALIGAAVGQVFFQRFAAAWPDAKAARSLLFSAWKTLALAGVLPMLLMVLFGEALFSLVFGDAWAEAGKMAAVLAPMIFASLIHSPTSTTAIVLGVQKQVLHLAILVLIYRPLSLYVGWRLDDIYLGLLLYSVLEIGQIVFFQWLVLQKIKSGMRKQGGDQ from the coding sequence ATGAGTGTGGCGGTCCTCACACTGGGCACCGCAGTGGCCCAAGCTATCAGCGTTTCGGCAATGCCGGTGCTGTCGCGGCTGTACGCGCCGGCCGAATTCGGGCTGCTGGCAATGTTCATGGCGGTGGTGGCGGTCGTAGCCACCCTAGTCACCCTGCGTTACGAAGTTCACATCGTCGCGGCCAAGGACGAGACGGCAGCCAGAGAGCTGGCGTGCCTCAGTCTGCTGCTCGCTGGCAGCCTTGGCGTCGTGGTCAGCCTTGCCGGTTGGGTATTGCCAGCTGCTTGGCAACAGGCGCTGGGGCTTGGTGCCCTGCACACCTGGTTGCCTTGGGCCTGTCTGACCGGCGTCCTGATTGCAGCCAGTGCGGTCACCATTGCCTGGTTGAACCGCCGTCAGGCCTACCGGCTGATCGCGCGGTTGCGCGTCTGTCAGAGTCTGCTGTTCTGCGGGGGGGCGATCCTGCTCGGCTTGAGTGCAATCGGCCACGGGCTGATGTTCGCGCAGATCGCCGCTGCTACCCTGGTCCTGCTATGGGTCGTCTCTGTCCTGCCACGGCCCGGTGTAGCTGATCTGCGTGCAATCGGCACTGTAGCTGCGCAGTACCGTAGCGCACCGCGTTACATGCTGCCCACAGCCTTGCTGGATGTGGTAACGATGCAGTTGCCGGTCGTATTGATCGCGACCTGGTACGGGGCAACCGAGGCCGGGCAGTTCAGCCTCGCCTGGCGGGTGCTGGTCCTGCCGGCGGCGTTGATCGGCGCGGCGGTCGGCCAGGTTTTTTTTCAGCGTTTTGCCGCCGCCTGGCCCGATGCCAAGGCTGCCCGCTCGTTGCTGTTCAGTGCCTGGAAAACCTTGGCGCTCGCCGGTGTGTTGCCGATGCTCTTGATGGTTCTGTTTGGCGAAGCCCTGTTTTCGCTGGTATTCGGGGATGCCTGGGCCGAGGCCGGAAAGATGGCTGCCGTACTGGCGCCGATGATTTTTGCCTCGCTGATCCATTCGCCGACGTCCACCACGGCGATCGTGCTGGGCGTGCAGAAGCAGGTGCTGCACTTGGCGATTCTGGTGCTGATCTACCGGCCACTTTCGCTGTATGTGGGTTGGCGCCTGGATGATATTTACCTCGGTCTGCTGCTTTATTCCGTACTCGAAATCGGCCAGATCGTCTTTTTTCAATGGCTGGTTTTGCAAAAAATAAAGTCCGGCATGCGCAAACAAGGGGGCGATCAATGA